The DNA window AGGCACGCAGGGCGGTGAATCGATCCATTGTTCGGCCGGCCGGATGATGTTTCCGGATTATCCATGATTATCCGCGACGGCGGAGAGACGAAGATGGCCCTGCGCCATCCCGGCGTGACCTTCTGGAATGTGCCATGACCTCCCCCGCTTCCCGTTCTGTCGCTCTGGTCACCGGCGGCTCCCGTGGCATCGGCGCTGCGATCTCGCGCCGCCTGGCCGCCGACGGCCACACCGTGGTGATCAACTATGCCGGCCGCCGCGAAGAGGCTGAGGCACTGGCTGCCGAACTGACCGCTCATGGCGGCCACGCCATGGCCCTGCAGGCCGATGTCGCCGACCCGCAGGCTGTGCATGCCCTGTTCGACGCGATCGAGGCGCGCTTCGGTGGCATCGACGTGGTGGTCAACAGTGCCGGCGTGCTGCAGTTGGCCACACTGGCCGACAGCGATGATGCCCTGTTCGACCGCGTGATCGGCATCAACCTCAAGGGCGCGTTCAATGTGCTGCGCGAGGCCGCGCGACGCGTGCGCGATGGTGGCCGCATCGTCACCCTGAGCACCAGCGTGGTGGGCATCAAGCTGGAAAACTACAGCGTGTATGCCGCCAGCAAGGCCGCCGTGGAGACGATGGGGGCGATCCTCAGCAAGGAGCTGCGTGGGCGTGGCATCACCGTGAACGCGGTGGCACCCGGGCCGACCGCCACCGATCTGTTCCTGGACGGGAAGTCGCCGGAGCTGATCGAGCGGCTGGCGAAGATGAATCCTTTGGAGCGGCTGGGTACGCCGGAAGACATCGCCGGTGCGGTGGCGTTCCTGGCCGGTGCCGATGGTGGCTGGATCAACGGCCAGGTGCTGCGCGCCAATGGTGGGATGGTGTAGATCGCATGCCAACCAAGGTTGGCATCTACCAGCGGTGTGCGCGGTTCCGGTAGACGCCAACCTTGGTTGGCGCCGTCCATCAACGCCGGGCATGGCCCGGCGCTACCGTGGGTGTTACCGCGACATCGAATACGGCGCCTGCGCGCCCTGCCCCGGCCAGTTCTTGTTCGGTTCGGCCTGCATGGTGAAATGCAGCTCGCCACCAGCCAGGATCTCATCGTGGCGCAGGAAGGTGCGCTGCAACGGCTTGCCGTTGAGGGTCACGCTGCCGACATAGGTGTGCTTGTCGTCCAGGCCTTCGGCCACGATGGTGAACGTCTTTCCGTTCGGCAACCGCATTGCGGTCTTCGGCAGGAACGGCCGGCCGAGGATGTACTCGCCCGAGCCCGGCGCCACCGGGTAGAAGCCCAGCGCGGTGAACACATACCACGCCGACATCTGGCCCACGTCATCGTTGCCGGCCAGACCATCGGGGCGATCGGCATACTGCGTGTCCATGATCTGCTTCAGGCGTGCCTGCGTGCGCCACGGCTGGCCGGCATACGAGTACAGGTAGGCCACGTGATGGCTGGGTTCGTTGCCATGCGCATACCAGCCGATCAGGCCGGTGATGTCTTCCATGTGTTCGAAGATGGCCGGATCGACCTTGGCGTTGAACACTTCATCCAGGCGCGCCAGCAGCTTGTCGCTGCCACCATGTGCGGCGGCCAGACCAGCCACGTCCTGCGGCACGTACCACGAGTACTGCCAGGCATTGCCCTCGGTGTAGTCGGTGCCGTAGCCGCTGGCGCTGGGGTCGAACGGGGTGCGGAAGTTGCCATCGCGCTTGCGCGCACGCATGAAGCCGGTGTCCTTGTCGAAGGCATTGCGCCAGTTGCCGGCACGCTTGTCGAAGGTTGCCGCCACATCGGCCTTGCCCATCGCCTGTGCCATGCGCGCGATGGTCCAGTCATCGAAGGCGTACTCCAGCGTCTTGCTGGCCGCTTCGCCTTCTTCGTCGATCGGCACGTAGCCCAGCTCACGGTACTGCGCGATGCCATCGTAAGGACCGTAGTTGGCGGTCTCCACCATCGCCTTAAGCGCCTTGTCCGCGTCGAAACCACGGATACCCTTCACGTAGGCATCGGCGATCACCGGCACCGCGTGGTAGCCGATCATGCACCAGTCTTCCAGGCCATGGAACGACCACACCGGCAACATGCCGTAAGGGCTGTGCTCGTGATGGGCCAGCATGGAATTGACGAAGTCGCTGTTGCGCTTTTCCGGCTGCACCAGGGTCAGCAACGGGTGCAGCGCCCGATAGGTATCCCACAGCGAGAACGTCGAATAGTTGGTGTAGCCCTTGGCCTGATGCACCGCATTGTCAGAGCCGCGGTATTGGCCGTCGGCATCCATGAACAGCGTTGGCCCCAGCAGCGTGTGGTACAGCGCGGTGTAGGCGCTGCGACGCGCGTGCTCCGGCGCGTCGATATCCAGCACCGACAACGCCTGCGTCCACTCCTGCTTTGCCTGCACGCGCACGCGGTCGAAATCGAAGTCGGCCACTTCGGCATCCAGGTTGGCGATGGCGCCGGCCTCGCTGACCGGCGAGATCGCCACCTTCACCACCAGCGGCGCCTCCAGCTTGCCGAAGTCGAAGGTGCCCACCAGCTGCCGCCCCTCGATCTGCGCGCGCTGCTTCGGGTCCTTCTCGCCCGGGGGCGCAAAGCCCTTGTAGACGATGTTCTGTTCGGTGTTGTGCAGTTCGTGGCTGGCCAGGGGCCGCGAGAAGCGCATCGCGAAGTACAGCTGGCGGCCGGCGGCCCAGCCGCGGGTCTCGCGGAAGCCGGTGACGGTGCCATCGTCGCGCACGCGTACCCGTGACCACAGGATCTTGCCCGGGTAGTCATACATGCTGGTGCGCATGTCCAGCAACACCTTGGCCTCGGTGCCCTTGGGGAACGCATAGCGATGCACGCCCACGCGCGCGCTGGTGGTCAGCTCAGCACGCACCTTGTAGTCGTCCAGGGTGACTGCGTAGTAACCCGGCTCGGCCTTTTCGTCGTCGTGGCGGAAGCGCGAGGCGTAACCACTCTTGGGCTTCTCGGGGTCGCCGCGCTCCAGGCCCGGGTTCCCGGTGAACGGCATCAGCAGGATGTCGCCCAGGTCTGAATGCCCCGTGCCGGAAAAATGCGTGTGCGAGAAGCCGACGATGCTGCTGTCGTCATAGCGATAGCCCGCCGCCCAGCCATAGGCCTTCTCTCGCGGCTGGATGCGCGTGTCGGGGCTGAGCTGGACCATGCCGAACGGCACCGTTGCGCCGGGGTACGTGTGCCCCTCACCGCCGGTACCGATGAACGGATCGACCGAGGCATAGGCCTTGTCGGCGGCAGTCCTGGCCGGGGCGGCCACAGCCAGGCCGGAGGCGAACATCGCCGTAGCGGCGACAGCGATCAGGAGACGACGGTCCAGCGTGGGCATCGGCATTTGGATCGATTCAGGTGATGGTCAGATCCTAGCACCGGCCCTGCCACACCGCATGCTGCGCTGCGGCTGAATGGCTTCATTCACCGGGACTATTGAACGGAACGATTGCAACAAGTTGCATGGATCGAACCGCGATCGATCAACAGACTGTGCTCCATGCCAATCACGACCGAATCTGAGCAAAGACGACACCGTTAGTCGTGATGTGACCGCTTTCGCACTCTGTCACAGCCATGCCCCCGAAGGTCTCGAAAAATCACACCGCCTTCACTGCATCTGCGCGCTTGATTCACGCCGGCGACATGAATGCGGTCCCTTTCCGGAATTTCCATCTACCAGGAGTCCTCATGAAGATCGCTGTTCGCTGTTCGCTTGCGCTGGC is part of the Stenotrophomonas lactitubi genome and encodes:
- a CDS encoding GH92 family glycosyl hydrolase produces the protein MPMPTLDRRLLIAVAATAMFASGLAVAAPARTAADKAYASVDPFIGTGGEGHTYPGATVPFGMVQLSPDTRIQPREKAYGWAAGYRYDDSSIVGFSHTHFSGTGHSDLGDILLMPFTGNPGLERGDPEKPKSGYASRFRHDDEKAEPGYYAVTLDDYKVRAELTTSARVGVHRYAFPKGTEAKVLLDMRTSMYDYPGKILWSRVRVRDDGTVTGFRETRGWAAGRQLYFAMRFSRPLASHELHNTEQNIVYKGFAPPGEKDPKQRAQIEGRQLVGTFDFGKLEAPLVVKVAISPVSEAGAIANLDAEVADFDFDRVRVQAKQEWTQALSVLDIDAPEHARRSAYTALYHTLLGPTLFMDADGQYRGSDNAVHQAKGYTNYSTFSLWDTYRALHPLLTLVQPEKRNSDFVNSMLAHHEHSPYGMLPVWSFHGLEDWCMIGYHAVPVIADAYVKGIRGFDADKALKAMVETANYGPYDGIAQYRELGYVPIDEEGEAASKTLEYAFDDWTIARMAQAMGKADVAATFDKRAGNWRNAFDKDTGFMRARKRDGNFRTPFDPSASGYGTDYTEGNAWQYSWYVPQDVAGLAAAHGGSDKLLARLDEVFNAKVDPAIFEHMEDITGLIGWYAHGNEPSHHVAYLYSYAGQPWRTQARLKQIMDTQYADRPDGLAGNDDVGQMSAWYVFTALGFYPVAPGSGEYILGRPFLPKTAMRLPNGKTFTIVAEGLDDKHTYVGSVTLNGKPLQRTFLRHDEILAGGELHFTMQAEPNKNWPGQGAQAPYSMSR
- a CDS encoding SDR family oxidoreductase, with protein sequence MTSPASRSVALVTGGSRGIGAAISRRLAADGHTVVINYAGRREEAEALAAELTAHGGHAMALQADVADPQAVHALFDAIEARFGGIDVVVNSAGVLQLATLADSDDALFDRVIGINLKGAFNVLREAARRVRDGGRIVTLSTSVVGIKLENYSVYAASKAAVETMGAILSKELRGRGITVNAVAPGPTATDLFLDGKSPELIERLAKMNPLERLGTPEDIAGAVAFLAGADGGWINGQVLRANGGMV